CACTCTTATAATAGGTAACCCTCTATTGTGAAACTGAATATAATTTAGGTGTTATTTGGTTAGAAAAGAGAAAGCTTAGAAAATGATAATTTGAAAAATCGAAAACGGTGGTTCTGAAAGAAATATGgatctaaacaactttaattcttgggttcTTCCATTTTAAGTTTAGCATCGGCCATTTTGACTTGGTCAACGGCAAAATGAGTCATCATGTTAGTAAAGTGCAAAATTCAGGGTTATAATCAATGTTGCAAGGACACGAAAAAGGATATGGACACTGGAAACATACATGGACATGGACACTAACACGGACACAAAGCGCAAAAATGCTACTAAAAGAGAAGTGTTCGTGCAACATAGAGTTTAACGTCCGATTTTGAAGTTCAAGGACCATAATCAAAATAAGGGCAAAGTGAAGGGGCTATAGTTGTAATTAACCCATTTTCTATTATGCATTGCTTTTATATGTACCTGATTGATCAATATAAAATTGATCTAAACACCTTAGGTAGCCATTCTCTCCATTTGGGTACACCAAGAATAAATTTGAGATAattgattcctttttatttttgagaTACAACTAATAAAAATTACTGTTATTCTTTTGATTGGTTAATCTTGTAGAAAAGAATTGCTCCATATGCAATTTGGTGCCACACATATTGGTTCACAGAGTGACAGAAGAAGACAATAAGCTAGGAGCTGGACACCCTTTCCTTGGAGTTCAACAAAAGTCCCTTTATGATGTAAATCTATATGCAGCAGAAAAGGAACTTTACTTAGGCTCAAAATGCCAAGTTGAAGACACACCAAATCCATGGCAGTTTTGGATGATAATGCTCAAGAGTGGGAACATGGACACTTATGCAGCCAAGTGCCCTAAAAATGGGCACAAAATAGGCCCTTTTGGCCCTGATTCAGGGTTCCCATGTTTTGGAGCAGGATGCATGAATCAACCATCTATTTACCATGACCATACCACATTGCAAGGCCCTAATAGGACTACTCTTAAGGGTAGGTTTTATGGGTCTTGGGATTTAGATGCTGATTTTAGCAAAGGGTTATTGGGTAATTTTTCTTATCATTCTGTAACTTGGGAGAAGGAACTTGGAAAGGGAAGTTGGGTTTTTCATCATGTCTTGAGGACTTCAAAAAGGTATCCATGGTTGATGCTTTACTTCAGATCAGATGCCACACATGGTCTTTCTGGTGGCTATCATTATCCAACTAGAGGAATGTCCAAAATTGTGAGTAACTCTTTCCTTTCTCTAACCTTGTATGCAAGCTTTCCTTACAAGCAAAACAAATGACTGAATGTAGTTAAAACAAAAATTGCAGATACCAGAATCACCAAACTTCAAAGTGAAATTCACATTGAAAGTAATAAAAGGTGGGGGTCCAAGCAGCCAATTCTACCTAATGGACATGGGTAGCTGTTGGAAAAACAATGGACAACCTTGTGATGGAGATGTAACTTCAGATGTTACTCGTTACAGTGAAATGATCATCAATCCTAATACTACTTCATGGTGCAAACCTAACAACCTTAATGTCTGCCCTCCCTACCACACTTTCCCCAACGGCACACGTGTTCATCGCAACGATACTGCTCATTTCCCGTACAAGGCCTATCACTTGTATTGTTCTCCAGGGAATGCACAGCACCTTGAGTTCCCTTACAGTTTGTGTGATCCGTACAGTAATCCTCAGCCTCAGGAGATTCTGCAGATTCTTCCGCATCCTGTCTGGGGTGAGTACGGATATCCGACTACGCAGGGTGAGGGTTGGATTGGTGATCCAAGAACATGGGAGCTTGATGTTGGAAGGTTGTCACAATCACTTTACTTTTATCAGGTTTGATTCTATTATCCTCtgtattcctattcctattttgGAAAGCAAAAAGATGGGTGAGTGAAGTCTTGTTCATCTGAATTCATTGCAGGATCCTGGAAGTGCTCCGGCAAGGAGGCGATGGATGTCAATTGATTTAGGAACGGAAATTTTTAAAGCCCCTGATGAGGTCGCTGAATGGACTGTTACACACTTTGATATCCTTGTACCTAAGCAATGATATTGATGGCAACTATATATAGAGATATTACATTTTTGTACCAAAACAATGAATTCTTTCAgggagatacatccatttcCAAAGAAGACAAAAAGAATGCACAGAGATAAGAGAGTAGTCATAGGATgtatttgctttttctttgCGAGGCTAGTCGCAATTATTCAATGTATATTATCTTCCATATGTTTTCAATTAACTCTGTTGGTTAACTGAACTACAAGGCTTTTCAAGCTGAAACAAGTAGATACAGTAAAAACATTGCACAAGAGGAACATCAAGAACAAGTTCATAAACTAATTTCTTACCGGTCAATCTCTATTCAACATTTTTTATCTGGGTGCTGATAGAACCGATGGAAATAATGGAGTTGTGATTGCCAACTCTGCTCCTCTGCTTGTTGCAGCAGCTGCCATTGTTGTTGGATTTGGAATGGTGTTGTAGTTCAGGTCAGTTTCCACTTCCATTGCACCCTCTAAAGCCTTCACAACCATTGGCATTGAAGGTCTCCTCGTGTAATCACATTGCAGGCAC
The sequence above is drawn from the Euphorbia lathyris chromosome 6, ddEupLath1.1, whole genome shotgun sequence genome and encodes:
- the LOC136233702 gene encoding uncharacterized protein, giving the protein MGMHCVILVLLSLIFVIGVGGEKEYVSAVGDPGMTRDALRLAIESWNQCNEVGDELPNMGSPRAADCFDVYKASPKPSEKNCSICNLVPHILVHRVTEEDNKLGAGHPFLGVQQKSLYDVNLYAAEKELYLGSKCQVEDTPNPWQFWMIMLKSGNMDTYAAKCPKNGHKIGPFGPDSGFPCFGAGCMNQPSIYHDHTTLQGPNRTTLKGRFYGSWDLDADFSKGLLGNFSYHSVTWEKELGKGSWVFHHVLRTSKRYPWLMLYFRSDATHGLSGGYHYPTRGMSKIIPESPNFKVKFTLKVIKGGGPSSQFYLMDMGSCWKNNGQPCDGDVTSDVTRYSEMIINPNTTSWCKPNNLNVCPPYHTFPNGTRVHRNDTAHFPYKAYHLYCSPGNAQHLEFPYSLCDPYSNPQPQEILQILPHPVWGEYGYPTTQGEGWIGDPRTWELDVGRLSQSLYFYQDPGSAPARRRWMSIDLGTEIFKAPDEVAEWTVTHFDILVPKQ